ACGGCTCAACGCTCATCGCTGACACGGATATCAAGGGCGCAGCCCTTGGCTAGTTGGAGAGATCGACGATTGGACGACTGACCGTCGCTTCACTCCCGGTGAGGTCACCGATCACGGAGACGACGGCCGTCGTCATCGAGCTGGCCGGTAGCCGCCGGTCGGTAGTCGCAAGCCGAACGTCGGATTGACATCCACGAAGCATATGGTCGACACTCTTTCGTATGCGAACCACGCTCGATCTGCCGGTGAACCTCGTCGATGAGGCGCGAGCGACGCTCGGCTTCAAGTCGAAGACCGATACCGTGGTCTACGCACTCCGTGAGGTCGTGCGGCGTGGCCGGGTCGACGACCTGAAGTCGATGGTTGGTCGCATCCGCTTCGAGTTCGACCCGACCGAGCTGCGCGCGAAGGACCGCCGCCGGGCATGATCGTCGTCGACACGTCCGTGTGGACTGCCGCCACGCGGCAGCCTGCGGGCGCCGTGGCTGCCACGCTCGGCCAGCTGCTCGACGCCGACGAGGTGGCGCTCGCGCTCCCCGTGCGCCTCGAGCTGCTGGCCGGCGTGGCCCGAAAGCAACGGGCGGCGTTTCGGCGCGCCCTTTCGGGACTCCCCGTCGTCGTGCCCTCCGACGACACCTGGCGCCTCGTCGAGGGATGGATCCAGCCAGCAGCCGACGCGGGCCACCGATTCGCGGTCACAGACCTCCTCATCGCTGGTCTCGCCTCGGAAGTCGGCGCGCTCGTCTGGTCGCTCGACGACGACTTCCGGCGGATGGAACAGTGCGGGTTGGTCGCACTGTACACGTAGGGTTGCGTCGCGCGCTGGTGTCGCGGACACCTCGTCATCGGCGAACCCGTCGCGGCGGCTCGGGGCAGAAGCCAGGCGCGAACCCTGTCGCCCCCTCGCGCCGCGCCAGCGGGTCTGCGGTGGGCGGCAGCACACCGAGCCGGACGAGCTGAGGCCGATACTCGTAGCGCAGCGTGACCGACGCCGTGGGGGTCGGCTCGAGGTCGATCGACACCTGCTGGACCCGATGACCGGTCCGGCGCCCGATGCCCGTGGCCGCGTACTCGTCGGCCGAGGCCTGGGTGCTGGCGCCGGCCGCCGGCGCGGCGGCCGGCGGTGCGCCGCGCTGTGCGCGACCGGCCCCTTCACCGCGTTCGGCTGATGACGGGCGGCCTGCAGGTTCGGCCTCGGTGATCGGTGTCACCGGACGCGCGCGTTCGCGGAAGAACACCGCGCTGATGACGCCCAGGTGTTCGGCCTCGCCGAGCCGATTCGCGTACGAGTCTTCCTCCGACGTGAAGTAGAACCGGCGCGCGTGGTCCAGGCTCGTCTGCCAGCCCCGGATGGTGACGGTCTGGTACGGTCCGAGCACCCACTTGCGGGCGTCGGCGGCGGTCGTCCTTCGGGCATCGATCGAGTTCAGCCCATCGACCGACAGCGCCACCGCCACCCGCACGCCGAGCGGGTTTCGCAGGCGGATGGCGTATTCCTGCCCCTTCAGCGCTTCGATGTAGCGTGCGCCCCGCCACGCGTGCACGGGCACGGGGCGATTGTCGACCAGGACGTCGACGGAGAACCCGCCGGGATCCTGCGCGGGTGCCGGGCTCGCCGCGCCGAGCATCATCACGGTCATCACGGCCGCCACTCGTCTCAGGGTCATTGTCTGGACCTCCTTCGCCCTGTGAACGGGACGCTGCGGATTTCTTGCAGACCTGGGTCCGCGGGCGGTGGGGTCGGGTGGCCGCCTGGCGGCGGACGGGCGGGTCCCCGCCCGCCGGACGACGCTCCTGGGGCGGCATCGTGATGGCCCCGCGCGGGCGTCGGTCGAGCCACTCCGGGCGAGGCTCAGGGTGTAGGATCGACCGCATGTCGCGTGTCCTCATTCTCGTGTCGTGGTGCGTCCTCGTCTTCTCACCGAACCTCTCGGCGTCCGATGGCAAGTGGACGCCACAGCAGGTCGGTCAGCTCGATCCCGCCTGGCTGACCGGTCAAGGCCTGCAGATCCCGCCGGAGCGGCTGTGGGACGAGACCCGCGGCACGGGCCTCCTTTCGGCGGCGGTCTCGATCACGGGGTGCTCGGCCGGGTTCGTGTCGGCCGACGGGCTGCTCGCCACGAACCACCACTGCCTGTTCGGCCTCGTGCAGGAGCACTCGACGCCGGGGCGCGACCTCATCACCGGCGGGTTCCTGGCGCGGGCACGGGGCGACGAGCTGCCCTCGACGACGATCCGCGTGACCGTGCCGAGGCGCTTCACCGACGTGACGACGCAGATCGACGCGGCGGCCGCCGCGGCCGGGAGCGATCCGGCAGCACGCTCGCGGGCGATCACGGCGGCCCAGCGTGTGCTGGTCGATGCGTGCGAGGAGACCCCCGACGCCGGCTGCCGCGTCGCCACGTTCGATGGCGGCCTGCAGTACGTCCTCATCGAGACCGTGGAGCTGCGTGACGTGCGCCTCGTCTACGCGCCGCCGCGCGCGATTGGTGAGTACGGCGGCGAGATCGACAACTGGATGTGGCCCCGCCACACCGGCGACTTCGCGCTGGCCCGCGTCTACGCCTCCCCGGAGGGGCGGTCGGCCGCCTTCGATCCCGCCAACGTGCCGTACAGGCCCGAGTTCTTCTTCCCGCTGGCCAAGAACGGCATCGCCCCGGGTGATTTCGTCATGGTGCTCGGGTATCCGGGAATCACGTATCGTTCGCTCATCGCCGAGGAGATGGCCGAACGGCGCGACCGGTTCTTCCCGAGGCGCGAGGAGGTGTTCGGCGAGTGGATTCGTGCCATCGAAGAGACGACCCGGGACGTGCCCGACGCGCGGATCCTCGTGGCGTCCGACTTGAAGTCGCTGCTCAACCGGTACAAGAACGCGCAGGGGCAGATCGCGGGCTTCCGCCGCGGGCGCATCGTCGAGAAGCAGCAGGCCGCCGACGCCGCGGTGGCCGCGTGGGCGGCAGGCGAACCCGGCGGGCGCGACGCGCTGGCGGCACGCGACGGGCTGCGGGCCGTGCTCGCGGAGCAGCTCTCGACGTGGGAGCGCGACTTCCTGCTCGGGCTCGCACCAATCGGCACGGCGACGGTGCCCGGATCGGCGGGCGCGTTCTCGAAGATGCTCTACCACGCGGTGGCCATCGCCCATCTCGCCCGCGAGCGGGCGAAGCCCGATGCCGAGCGCGAGGCCGGTTTCGCCGAGCGGGACGTGGCGCGGCTGAAGGACCGGAGCGCGCGCGAGGAGAAGAGCACCT
The DNA window shown above is from Acidobacteriota bacterium and carries:
- a CDS encoding PIN domain-containing protein, whose product is MIVVDTSVWTAATRQPAGAVAATLGQLLDADEVALALPVRLELLAGVARKQRAAFRRALSGLPVVVPSDDTWRLVEGWIQPAADAGHRFAVTDLLIAGLASEVGALVWSLDDDFRRMEQCGLVALYT
- a CDS encoding type II toxin-antitoxin system VapB family antitoxin, translated to MRTTLDLPVNLVDEARATLGFKSKTDTVVYALREVVRRGRVDDLKSMVGRIRFEFDPTELRAKDRRRA
- a CDS encoding S46 family peptidase translates to MSRVLILVSWCVLVFSPNLSASDGKWTPQQVGQLDPAWLTGQGLQIPPERLWDETRGTGLLSAAVSITGCSAGFVSADGLLATNHHCLFGLVQEHSTPGRDLITGGFLARARGDELPSTTIRVTVPRRFTDVTTQIDAAAAAAGSDPAARSRAITAAQRVLVDACEETPDAGCRVATFDGGLQYVLIETVELRDVRLVYAPPRAIGEYGGEIDNWMWPRHTGDFALARVYASPEGRSAAFDPANVPYRPEFFFPLAKNGIAPGDFVMVLGYPGITYRSLIAEEMAERRDRFFPRREEVFGEWIRAIEETTRDVPDARILVASDLKSLLNRYKNAQGQIAGFRRGRIVEKQQAADAAVAAWAAGEPGGRDALAARDGLRAVLAEQLSTWERDFLLGLAPIGTATVPGSAGAFSKMLYHAVAIAHLARERAKPDAEREAGFAERDVARLKDRSAREEKSTYLPADREVLALYIERLLALPEPERVPSIERAFGAFRAAPARLRHRIAEMYSTSGLTSPAERERMLDEPESALVAREDPLLAFGLAFDEDLRRLRARQAQWNGRTSIDRPAWRRAVIAQAGRPVAPDANGTLRVSFAHVQGYSPRDAVTYGAQTTLAGAVEKHTGEEPFALPDRVRLAAATAAKSRWADRRLGDVPVGFLADGDTSGGNSGSPVVNGRGELVGLNFDRVWENVANDFGFNPDIARNVSVDIRYLLWMLEDIEGAHALLDELGVR